Proteins from a single region of Candidatus Polarisedimenticolia bacterium:
- the rpmA gene encoding 50S ribosomal protein L27 — translation MAHKKAGGSSRNGRDSNSQRLGVKRFGGQTVTGGSILVRQRGTRIKPGHNVGLGRDDSLFALIDGVVKFQDRGRMGKFVSVLPAPASPARP, via the coding sequence ATGGCCCACAAGAAAGCCGGAGGCAGCTCGAGAAACGGCCGCGACAGCAACTCCCAGCGCCTGGGGGTCAAGCGCTTCGGCGGCCAGACCGTCACCGGGGGCTCCATCCTGGTCCGCCAGCGTGGGACGCGCATCAAGCCAGGCCACAACGTGGGCCTCGGGCGCGACGACTCGCTGTTCGCCCTGATCGACGGTGTCGTGAAGTTCCAGGACCGCGGGCGGATGGGCAAGTTCGTCAGCGTGCTCCCCGCTCCGGCCAGCCCCGCCCGGCCATAA
- the rplU gene encoding 50S ribosomal protein L21: MSYAVISTGGKQQKVAVGDHIKIEKVDAGVGDKVTFDQVLALHTTGGLQIGRPVLKGAHVVARVVAQDKAKKVLIFKKKKRKQYRRTRGHRQTFTAVVVEEIHAS; encoded by the coding sequence GTGAGCTATGCCGTCATCAGCACCGGTGGGAAGCAGCAGAAGGTGGCCGTAGGCGACCACATCAAGATCGAGAAGGTGGACGCGGGTGTCGGCGACAAGGTGACGTTCGATCAGGTGCTGGCCCTGCACACCACGGGCGGGCTGCAGATCGGCAGACCGGTCCTGAAGGGGGCCCACGTGGTCGCGCGCGTGGTGGCCCAGGACAAGGCCAAGAAGGTCCTCATCTTCAAGAAGAAGAAGCGCAAACAGTACCGGCGCACGCGCGGGCACCGGCAGACGTTCACGGCGGTGGTCGTCGAAGAGATTCACGCCAGCTAG
- a CDS encoding ADP-ribosylation factor-like protein — MTFINYASREINCKIVYYGPGLGGKTTNIKFVYEKTNPNAKGKLISLATETDRTLFFDFLPLDLGEIRGFRTRFHLYTVPGQVFYDASRKLILKGVDGVVFVADSQAARMEANLESLRNLDLNLKEQGYDLRTIPYVLQLNKRDLPSALPAEEMKRQLVRKGEPVFEAVASKGTGVFETLKTIAKMVLLELRKGR; from the coding sequence ATGACGTTCATCAATTACGCGTCGCGCGAGATCAACTGCAAGATCGTCTACTACGGCCCCGGCCTGGGCGGCAAGACGACGAACATCAAGTTCGTCTACGAGAAGACCAACCCGAACGCCAAGGGGAAGCTGATCTCGCTCGCCACCGAAACCGACCGCACGCTCTTCTTCGACTTCCTGCCCCTCGACCTGGGAGAGATCCGCGGCTTCCGCACCCGCTTCCATCTGTACACCGTCCCGGGCCAGGTGTTCTACGACGCCTCGCGCAAGCTGATCCTGAAAGGGGTGGACGGCGTGGTCTTCGTCGCCGACTCGCAGGCCGCGCGCATGGAGGCCAACCTCGAGAGCCTGAGGAACCTCGACCTCAACCTCAAGGAGCAGGGGTACGACCTGCGCACCATCCCCTACGTCCTGCAGCTCAACAAGCGCGACCTGCCGTCGGCCCTCCCGGCCGAGGAGATGAAGCGGCAGCTCGTGCGCAAGGGCGAGCCGGTGTTCGAAGCCGTGGCCTCCAAGGGCACGGGCGTGTTCGAGACCCTCAAGACCATCGCCAAGATGGTGCTCCTCGAGCTGCGCAAGGGCCGCTGA
- a CDS encoding roadblock/LC7 domain-containing protein, whose amino-acid sequence MPGNDLVLHEEEFTKIREVISRLRGECNAKVVFLVDKNGQQIAAIGELNSIDTTALASLAAGNVAATDSLARLIGEKEFSVLFHEGERDNLHISVVGGRVILVVIFDERSSIGLVRLRVKKGSTELAAILDVMLKKSAAPRKAAAGGSPFAEITDEDIDKLFSD is encoded by the coding sequence ATGCCCGGTAACGACCTGGTCCTTCATGAAGAGGAGTTCACCAAGATCCGCGAGGTGATCTCCCGCCTGAGGGGAGAGTGCAACGCCAAGGTCGTCTTCCTGGTCGACAAGAACGGCCAGCAGATCGCGGCGATCGGCGAGCTGAACTCCATCGACACGACCGCCCTGGCGTCCCTCGCCGCCGGCAACGTCGCCGCCACCGACTCGCTCGCCCGGCTCATCGGCGAGAAGGAGTTCTCCGTCCTGTTCCACGAGGGGGAGCGGGACAACCTGCACATCTCGGTCGTCGGCGGCAGGGTGATCCTCGTCGTCATCTTCGACGAGCGGTCCTCCATCGGACTCGTGCGTCTGCGTGTGAAGAAGGGATCCACCGAGCTGGCCGCGATCCTGGACGTGATGCTCAAGAAATCGGCGGCGCCGCGCAAGGCCGCCGCCGGCGGCTCTCCGTTCGCGGAGATCACCGACGAAGACATCGACAAGCTGTTCAGCGACTGA
- a CDS encoding ornithine cyclodeaminase family protein (cyclodeaminase), with protein MSRTLLVLREPEIRRLLDPAASLLAIEQAFTAYATGGAELPAVINLNVPENRGEIHVKAGHLRGGTHYAVKIASGFYDNPVKGLPQNDGLVLVFDASTGAPAALLLDNGFITEQRTGSAGAVAAKHLARRDARIVGVVGCGNQARYQLASLALVRPFREVRIYGRRPERARACASELANDPAIPRECRLAAVPSVREAVEGADIVITVTASREPLVEAAWLAPGMHITAVGSDGPDKQELHADVLKRADLVVADSRAQCLRLGEIHHAVASGTIPESKVACELGDITAGRHPGRRSDAEITLCDLTGVGVQDVAAAAVVLSRARTEGLGDALPV; from the coding sequence GTGAGCCGCACACTGCTCGTTCTCCGCGAGCCCGAGATCCGGCGACTCCTCGATCCCGCGGCAAGCCTCCTGGCCATCGAGCAGGCGTTCACCGCCTACGCCACGGGCGGCGCCGAGCTGCCGGCGGTCATCAACCTGAACGTCCCCGAGAACCGCGGGGAAATCCACGTCAAGGCCGGCCACCTGCGCGGCGGGACCCACTATGCGGTGAAGATCGCCTCCGGCTTCTACGACAACCCCGTGAAGGGACTGCCCCAGAACGATGGCCTGGTGCTGGTCTTCGACGCCTCGACCGGCGCGCCGGCCGCCCTGCTTCTCGACAACGGGTTCATCACCGAGCAGCGCACCGGCTCGGCGGGGGCCGTGGCGGCGAAACACCTGGCGCGCCGCGACGCGCGGATCGTCGGCGTCGTCGGCTGCGGCAATCAGGCTCGCTACCAGCTGGCCTCCCTGGCTCTCGTGCGCCCGTTCCGGGAGGTGCGCATCTACGGCCGGCGCCCCGAGCGCGCCCGCGCCTGCGCCTCGGAGCTCGCGAACGATCCGGCGATCCCCCGGGAGTGCCGGCTCGCCGCCGTCCCTTCGGTCCGCGAGGCGGTGGAGGGGGCCGATATCGTGATCACGGTCACGGCGAGCCGCGAGCCGCTGGTCGAGGCCGCGTGGCTCGCTCCCGGCATGCACATCACCGCCGTCGGATCGGACGGCCCCGACAAGCAGGAGCTTCACGCCGACGTCCTCAAGCGCGCCGACCTGGTCGTGGCGGACAGCAGGGCGCAGTGCCTCCGGCTCGGGGAGATCCACCACGCCGTCGCCTCCGGGACGATCCCGGAGAGCAAGGTCGCCTGCGAGCTGGGAGACATCACCGCCGGGAGGCACCCCGGCCGCCGCAGCGACGCGGAGATCACCCTGTGCGACCTGACCGGCGTGGGGGTGCAGGACGTCGCGGCGGCCGCCGTCGTCCTGTCGCGGGCCCGGACGGAGGGGCTCGGGGACGCTCTCCCCGTCTAG
- a CDS encoding aminotransferase class I/II-fold pyridoxal phosphate-dependent enzyme: MRIEPFRMERMQSTYENYVDYNLSESGVHPMRASELLELGGGAAERFLGTELGYCQSNGTEELRDRIAAFYDGAKRANILVTNGGSEANYATLWSLLERGDRVAFMLPNYLQAWGLSRAFAGRADAFRLVPRRDGGTMRWALDVDGLRRAVTKKTRAIVITNPNNPTGGILTDAEMDEVVRAARRSGAWILADEIYRGAEVSGRTAPSFWGRHERVLITSGLSKAFGLPGLRIGWVAGPAAAVGRIWSYRDYTTIAPGILSDYLGRLAMDPKRREAIFSRTRAIIRRNLPVIEKWLRAHDDVFGYIQPQAGAIVFARYALPIGSVALVERLRTSRSVLVCAGDQFGTGRHLRFGFGSDADYMMRGLERVGETLAELRKGRPRRAEPAERQPRRRAVVGAR; encoded by the coding sequence GTGCGCATCGAACCGTTCCGCATGGAGAGGATGCAGTCCACCTACGAGAATTACGTCGACTACAACCTGTCCGAGAGCGGCGTGCATCCGATGCGGGCGAGCGAGCTCCTGGAGCTGGGCGGCGGCGCGGCGGAGCGTTTTCTCGGCACCGAGCTGGGTTACTGCCAGTCGAACGGGACGGAGGAGCTGCGCGACCGGATCGCCGCATTCTACGACGGCGCGAAGCGCGCCAACATCCTGGTCACGAACGGCGGCTCCGAGGCGAACTACGCGACGCTCTGGTCCCTCCTGGAGCGCGGTGACCGCGTGGCGTTCATGCTCCCGAACTACCTGCAGGCCTGGGGACTGTCGCGCGCCTTCGCCGGCCGGGCCGACGCCTTCCGACTGGTCCCCCGTCGGGATGGGGGGACGATGCGCTGGGCGCTCGATGTGGACGGGCTGCGCCGGGCGGTCACGAAAAAGACGCGCGCGATCGTGATCACGAACCCGAACAATCCGACCGGGGGGATCCTGACGGACGCCGAGATGGACGAGGTGGTGCGTGCCGCGCGCCGATCGGGCGCCTGGATCCTGGCCGACGAGATCTACCGGGGCGCCGAGGTCTCCGGCCGGACCGCGCCGAGCTTCTGGGGTCGCCACGAGCGGGTGCTGATCACGTCCGGCCTGTCGAAGGCGTTCGGCCTGCCCGGCCTCCGGATCGGCTGGGTGGCGGGCCCGGCCGCCGCCGTCGGTCGGATCTGGTCGTACCGCGACTACACGACGATCGCTCCGGGCATCCTGTCGGACTACCTGGGGCGGCTCGCCATGGACCCCAAGAGGCGCGAAGCGATCTTTTCGCGGACGCGGGCCATCATCAGGCGCAATCTGCCGGTGATCGAAAAGTGGCTGCGCGCGCACGACGACGTCTTCGGGTACATCCAGCCGCAGGCGGGCGCCATCGTGTTCGCCCGCTACGCCCTGCCGATCGGATCGGTGGCGCTGGTGGAACGGCTGCGGACCTCCAGGTCGGTCCTGGTGTGCGCCGGAGACCAGTTCGGCACGGGCCGCCACCTGCGCTTCGGCTTCGGATCGGACGCCGACTACATGATGAGGGGCCTGGAGCGCGTCGGCGAGACGCTGGCGGAGCTGCGCAAGGGTCGGCCGCGCCGCGCCGAGCCCGCGGAGCGCCAGCCGCGCCGTCGCGCGGTCGTCGGCGCGCGCTAG
- a CDS encoding ABC transporter substrate-binding protein, translating to MSDRRPGGRVGKVRSLLSAVLTAGLCALGPACVQGRQEPLRIAVNAWPPFELLYLAREKGFFEAEKVEIDLIDFSSYTGILRSYHQGNVDGFFATLNEVQIADNFQDQPVVTLVVDYSFGGDALVVKDGIRDLRGLRGRRIAYEESALGAYALERLLEIGGLRPDEVVSVSRLPEEAEQDFHRGTVDGVITYEPGLGRLLRSEGARVLFSSRDIPGEIVDVMAMRRSVVDRRAGELRGVLRAWFRALAYMKQEPLEAAASMARRHNLTVEEFQHGLEGAHVPDLSENRELLGSSSAPGRLHETAARMAKFLVRHGLTRRSVSGTDLIRPELIESL from the coding sequence GTGAGCGATCGGCGTCCCGGGGGACGCGTCGGGAAGGTCAGGAGCCTGCTTTCGGCCGTCCTCACCGCGGGACTCTGCGCGTTGGGTCCGGCGTGCGTGCAGGGGCGGCAGGAGCCCCTGCGCATCGCCGTCAACGCCTGGCCGCCGTTCGAGCTTCTCTACCTGGCGCGTGAGAAGGGCTTCTTCGAGGCCGAGAAGGTCGAGATCGATCTCATCGATTTCTCCTCCTACACCGGGATTCTGAGGTCGTACCACCAGGGAAACGTGGACGGATTCTTCGCGACGCTCAACGAAGTCCAGATCGCCGACAACTTCCAGGACCAGCCCGTCGTCACCCTGGTGGTCGACTACTCATTCGGCGGGGACGCCCTGGTCGTCAAGGACGGCATCCGGGACCTGAGGGGCCTCAGGGGCCGGCGCATCGCCTACGAGGAGTCGGCCCTCGGGGCGTACGCGCTCGAGCGCCTCCTGGAGATCGGCGGGCTCCGGCCGGACGAGGTCGTGTCGGTGAGCCGGCTCCCCGAAGAGGCCGAGCAGGATTTCCACCGGGGGACGGTGGACGGCGTCATCACGTACGAGCCCGGCCTGGGTCGACTCTTGCGCAGCGAGGGGGCGCGCGTGCTCTTCTCGTCCCGCGACATTCCGGGCGAGATCGTCGACGTGATGGCGATGCGCCGCTCGGTCGTCGACCGGCGGGCCGGCGAGCTGCGCGGAGTCCTGCGCGCGTGGTTCCGGGCGCTGGCCTACATGAAGCAGGAGCCGCTGGAAGCGGCCGCCAGCATGGCCCGGCGCCACAACCTGACGGTCGAGGAGTTCCAGCACGGCCTGGAAGGGGCGCACGTCCCCGACCTGTCCGAGAATCGTGAGCTTTTGGGGAGCTCGAGCGCACCGGGGAGGCTGCACGAGACGGCGGCCCGCATGGCGAAGTTCCTGGTGCGCCATGGCCTGACCCGGCGATCCGTCTCCGGGACGGATCTGATCCGCCCCGAACTCATCGAGTCCCTGTAG
- a CDS encoding response regulator has translation MRRVLSRFPTSTLMGLAFIIPGMLIAGGLLYYHSMEARQFLADEGVRYGDMLADQLLSASQRFMRLGSRSSVQEVIEETGSKRSVVYIALIGKDGRVIAASRRDWIGHDASIIPDPDFADIAVLARSTARPQHRLVEDGRRLILVSPLLLEGVNPNLSNLGGLLCLKVNQERQLANMYEEIMERGVVTALGILLGSLVLLVWVRAILAQPILRVATFVRAFAKGASGPPPPSAGTLEVAQLTEDVASMARDLDAKQAALAASTERHRLLLEGAYDAILTADPETGRILEVNAMFCRLFGYSTEDAIALSLRDLHPPEESERLMQAYQAASPGGHDGFHGIPCVRRNGERFHVDVRGGPVSLDNRTVTEWILRDTTDRKNLEDQLRQAQKMESVGTLAGGIAHDFNNLLTGILGYARLVKVRLPEEDTNRRKLDLIEKSALRAAELTAQLLTFSRRAATRPSPANLNETVATFIEDLRPKLPPVIELVFEGAPDLWTAAVDTAQVEQVLLHLCANAREAMPEGGRLEIRTANRTLSAADAQGNLEARPGRFVTLSVQDTGRGIQPSVRSRIFEPFFTTKELGRGAGMGLAMVHGAVKGHDGWVEIDSEPGRGACFSVHFPIYDEAAASDRAAVESPAVLLERLAGIARHPPAAARLQGAARSSGAGGGRAPARTVLAVDDESTVLALVRDILEMHGYRVLTARNGEEALRVFRDQAAAIDLVLLDLTMPVMGGRECFKHMKEIDPRVRVLVSSGFSAESTASEMLSEGALAYVQKPYDIDALARVVRQALGEESQPAAMSASGPG, from the coding sequence GTGCGGCGCGTCCTCTCCCGGTTTCCCACCTCGACCCTGATGGGCCTCGCCTTCATCATCCCCGGGATGCTCATCGCCGGAGGCCTGCTCTACTACCACTCCATGGAGGCGCGGCAGTTCCTGGCGGACGAGGGGGTGCGCTACGGGGACATGCTCGCCGATCAGCTCCTGTCCGCGTCGCAGCGCTTCATGCGGCTCGGGTCGCGATCTTCGGTGCAGGAGGTGATCGAGGAGACCGGCAGCAAGCGGTCGGTGGTCTACATCGCACTCATCGGCAAGGACGGCCGGGTGATCGCCGCCAGCCGGCGCGACTGGATCGGCCACGATGCGTCGATCATCCCGGATCCCGATTTCGCGGACATCGCCGTGCTCGCACGCAGCACGGCGCGGCCGCAGCACCGCCTCGTGGAGGACGGCAGGCGCCTCATCCTGGTCTCGCCGCTGCTCCTGGAAGGCGTCAATCCGAACCTTTCCAACCTCGGCGGCCTGCTCTGCCTGAAGGTCAACCAGGAGAGGCAGCTGGCGAACATGTACGAGGAGATCATGGAGCGCGGCGTGGTGACGGCGCTTGGCATCCTGCTGGGAAGCCTGGTCCTCCTGGTGTGGGTCCGCGCGATCCTGGCGCAGCCGATCCTGCGGGTCGCAACCTTCGTGCGGGCCTTCGCGAAGGGGGCGAGCGGGCCGCCGCCTCCATCCGCCGGCACGCTCGAGGTGGCGCAGCTCACCGAGGACGTGGCGTCGATGGCGAGGGATCTCGACGCGAAGCAGGCCGCCCTGGCCGCCTCGACGGAGCGCCATCGCCTGCTCCTGGAAGGCGCCTACGACGCCATCCTCACGGCGGACCCGGAGACCGGCCGCATCCTCGAGGTCAATGCCATGTTCTGCAGGCTGTTCGGCTATTCCACGGAGGATGCAATCGCCCTCAGCCTGCGCGACCTGCACCCGCCGGAGGAGAGCGAGCGCCTCATGCAGGCGTATCAGGCGGCCTCGCCCGGCGGCCACGACGGCTTCCACGGCATTCCGTGCGTCCGCCGGAACGGCGAGCGCTTCCACGTCGACGTGCGCGGCGGCCCGGTTTCCCTCGACAACCGCACCGTGACGGAGTGGATCCTACGCGACACGACCGACAGGAAGAACCTGGAGGACCAGCTCCGCCAGGCGCAGAAGATGGAGAGCGTCGGCACGCTCGCCGGCGGCATCGCGCACGACTTCAACAACCTCCTGACCGGCATCCTCGGCTACGCGCGGCTCGTCAAGGTCCGGCTGCCCGAGGAAGACACGAATCGCCGCAAACTGGACCTGATCGAGAAGTCGGCGCTGCGCGCCGCCGAGCTGACGGCGCAGCTCCTGACGTTCAGCCGGCGCGCGGCCACCCGCCCTTCGCCCGCAAACCTGAACGAGACCGTCGCGACATTCATCGAGGATCTGCGCCCGAAGCTGCCGCCGGTCATCGAGCTGGTCTTCGAGGGCGCGCCCGATCTCTGGACCGCCGCCGTGGACACGGCGCAGGTGGAGCAGGTCCTCCTGCATCTCTGCGCCAACGCCAGGGAGGCGATGCCGGAGGGGGGCCGCCTCGAGATCAGGACGGCCAACAGGACGCTCTCCGCGGCCGACGCGCAGGGGAACCTGGAGGCCAGGCCGGGCCGTTTCGTGACGCTGTCCGTTCAGGACACCGGGCGGGGCATCCAGCCCTCCGTCAGGTCGCGCATCTTCGAGCCCTTCTTCACGACCAAGGAGCTCGGCAGGGGCGCGGGCATGGGACTGGCGATGGTGCACGGCGCGGTCAAGGGACACGACGGCTGGGTCGAGATCGACAGCGAGCCGGGGCGCGGGGCGTGCTTCTCGGTCCACTTTCCGATCTACGACGAGGCGGCGGCCTCCGATCGAGCCGCGGTCGAGTCGCCGGCCGTCCTTCTGGAGCGCCTCGCCGGAATCGCGCGGCACCCTCCGGCCGCAGCGCGCCTCCAAGGCGCGGCACGATCCTCCGGGGCGGGCGGGGGACGGGCCCCGGCGCGCACCGTCCTGGCGGTCGACGACGAGTCGACCGTCCTGGCCCTGGTGCGCGACATCCTGGAGATGCACGGCTACCGGGTCCTGACGGCCCGCAACGGCGAGGAGGCCCTGCGCGTCTTCCGGGATCAGGCGGCGGCCATCGACCTGGTCCTGCTCGACCTGACGATGCCGGTCATGGGCGGACGGGAGTGCTTCAAGCACATGAAGGAGATCGACCCGCGGGTGCGGGTGCTGGTCAGCAGCGGCTTCTCGGCCGAAAGCACCGCCAGCGAGATGCTGAGCGAAGGGGCGCTCGCGTACGTCCAGAAGCCGTACGACATCGACGCGCTCGCGCGCGTCGTCCGTCAGGCCCTGGGCGAGGAGTCGCAGCCGGCCGCGATGTCCGCGAGCGGCCCGGGTTAG
- a CDS encoding metalloregulator ArsR/SmtB family transcription factor — translation MKSDPDLVRAFKALGDPTRLRILDLLRSAGRSCCGLISRDERGLCACDVERAIGLSQAAVSHHMAVLIRAGLVEAEKRGRWMFYGRNEAALARLAGSIRKAV, via the coding sequence ATGAAATCCGACCCGGACCTGGTGAGGGCGTTCAAGGCGCTGGGTGACCCGACCCGCCTGAGAATCCTGGATCTCCTGCGATCCGCCGGACGGTCATGCTGTGGCCTGATCTCGCGCGATGAGCGCGGACTCTGCGCCTGCGACGTCGAGCGGGCCATCGGCCTGTCTCAGGCGGCGGTGTCGCATCACATGGCGGTCCTCATCCGCGCCGGGCTCGTGGAGGCCGAAAAGCGTGGCCGCTGGATGTTCTACGGGAGGAACGAAGCGGCGCTGGCACGGCTGGCGGGGTCGATCCGGAAGGCCGTGTAA
- a CDS encoding ArsI/CadI family heavy metal resistance metalloenzyme, with translation MTPSVHISLRVRDLDRSVDFYRRFFGEPAKLKPGYAKFIAAEPEIHLALGPGLEEAHRSTALSHLGIRVGSTDEVRRWKSELLARGIPVEDEERGECCYAVQEKFWLADPDGNRWEIYTVLQDVEKPVRSAAAGCCPR, from the coding sequence ATGACACCGTCCGTGCACATCTCGCTCCGCGTTCGCGACCTCGACCGCTCGGTCGACTTCTACCGGCGCTTCTTCGGAGAGCCCGCGAAACTCAAGCCAGGCTATGCCAAGTTCATCGCGGCTGAACCGGAAATCCATCTCGCCCTCGGGCCCGGGCTCGAGGAGGCCCACCGGTCCACGGCCCTCTCCCATCTCGGCATCCGAGTCGGATCGACCGACGAAGTGCGTCGCTGGAAGAGCGAGCTGCTGGCGCGGGGGATCCCGGTCGAAGACGAAGAGCGCGGCGAGTGCTGCTACGCGGTGCAGGAGAAGTTCTGGCTCGCGGACCCCGACGGCAATCGCTGGGAAATCTATACGGTCCTCCAGGATGTGGAGAAGCCGGTCCGTTCGGCGGCTGCCGGCTGCTGCCCGCGCTGA
- a CDS encoding MIP/aquaporin family protein, whose protein sequence is MLRRTVSEGLGTALLLSTIVGSGIMGSRLSDGDAAMTLLVNSLATGLVLSVLVVVLAPLSGAHLNPAVTLLEVFRRRAPPGDLAPYMAGQILGGFVGVVVAHLMFGEQAFEASHHARNGAAQLLSEFVATFGLFTVLRGTARRRPEVTAMAVGGYITAAYWFTASTAFANPAVTLARCATDTFAGIRPRDVPGFIMAQLLGAAAATSAFSWLDRNQQEIAEDAQPTETVRAAGPGRP, encoded by the coding sequence GTGTTGCGCCGGACCGTCTCGGAGGGCCTGGGGACCGCCCTCCTGCTGTCGACCATCGTGGGATCCGGGATCATGGGGAGCCGCCTCTCGGACGGGGACGCGGCGATGACGCTTCTCGTCAACAGCCTGGCGACGGGACTCGTGTTGTCCGTGCTCGTCGTGGTCCTCGCTCCGCTCTCAGGCGCCCACCTGAATCCCGCAGTCACTCTCCTCGAAGTGTTCCGTCGTCGCGCCCCTCCGGGCGATCTGGCTCCTTACATGGCAGGACAGATTCTGGGCGGCTTCGTGGGTGTCGTCGTCGCGCACCTGATGTTCGGAGAGCAGGCCTTCGAAGCGTCGCACCACGCCCGAAACGGTGCCGCGCAGCTCCTGAGCGAATTCGTGGCGACCTTCGGGCTCTTCACGGTCCTTCGGGGCACCGCGCGCCGCCGTCCCGAGGTGACGGCCATGGCCGTCGGAGGCTACATCACGGCGGCTTACTGGTTCACCGCTTCGACGGCATTTGCCAATCCCGCCGTGACGCTCGCCCGTTGCGCGACCGACACGTTCGCAGGGATACGCCCTCGGGACGTGCCGGGTTTCATCATGGCTCAGCTTCTCGGCGCCGCGGCCGCGACGAGCGCATTTTCCTGGCTGGATCGAAACCAACAGGAGATCGCCGAGGACGCCCAACCGACCGAAACCGTGCGCGCCGCAGGACCGGGCCGGCCATGA
- a CDS encoding arsenate reductase ArsC: MITVLFACVENAGRSQMAAALFNRLADPALAHAISAGTQPGDTVHPVVIEVMREAGIDLSSSRPRALAPDLVSSAGLLVTMGCGEACPVAPGADHEDWFLEDPRGQSLPAVRRIRDEISERVRGLILAKGWGRRV, from the coding sequence ATGATCACGGTGCTGTTCGCCTGTGTCGAGAACGCCGGCCGCTCCCAGATGGCGGCTGCGTTGTTCAATCGGCTCGCGGACCCCGCACTGGCTCATGCGATCTCGGCCGGTACGCAGCCCGGCGACACAGTCCATCCTGTAGTGATCGAGGTGATGCGTGAGGCCGGGATCGATCTCAGCTCATCCCGGCCGCGAGCTCTTGCGCCCGACCTGGTTTCGTCGGCAGGCCTCCTCGTGACGATGGGTTGCGGCGAGGCGTGCCCGGTGGCGCCTGGCGCGGATCATGAGGATTGGTTCCTCGAGGATCCACGGGGACAGTCCCTCCCGGCGGTCCGGCGGATACGAGACGAAATCTCCGAGCGTGTCCGAGGCCTGATCCTCGCGAAAGGATGGGGACGTCGCGTTTGA